From the genome of Kosmotoga arenicorallina S304, one region includes:
- a CDS encoding ferredoxin, whose translation MKVYVDKDACIGCGVCEGICAEVFKMNDEGKAEVIVSETEATCAQDAADSCPVQAIKVE comes from the coding sequence ATGAAGGTTTACGTTGACAAAGATGCTTGCATCGGTTGTGGAGTTTGTGAAGGAATCTGTGCAGAAGTGTTCAAGATGAATGATGAAGGAAAAGCCGAAGTAATTGTCTCTGAAACAGAGGCCACATGCGCCCAGGACGCAGCTGATTCCTGTCCTGTTCAAGCAATTAAAGTAGAATAG